From a single Streptomyces liliifuscus genomic region:
- a CDS encoding ATP-binding protein, protein MSEDDKTPGREVITDYAQAHFRYFRTPDGTVYAQKNGHPVARPMRSQGTTGSHRQELMVGLFKDGRGVFNGSAMKEALDLIEALALDADTHAVNIRVAPGFDGATWLDLGRDDGQSVRIHPTGWDILTPDPREVCWRRTQLTGELPLPVKDTDGKGIDLLMRLCNFANAETECLAIAWLIGCLGPSVPVPAPFLTGPQGAGKSTGGRMLVRIIEGMSGDLRRAPKDEENLIAAVAAGWVTALDNLSHMTPDLSDAMCCIVTGAESVKRALFTDGDVFRVGYRRPLLLTGIDVGVIRPDLAERLLPLRLERPRVRRTEAELWADYAEVLPVVLGSLLDLTVKVRAVTAETPTDLRMADFAHLCAQFDAATGLGALPAYRASLDDLNDDVIEGDLLAQTVLRHADTIEPGAAQQMTSTEWLACLSSLYSGDDCRPLPKGWPTTGKVLSDRLKRLQPTLAARGVLIDSGRTKAGRYLEMTRTVVLTLPPHEQTHAF, encoded by the coding sequence ATGTCTGAGGACGACAAGACTCCCGGCCGCGAAGTCATTACGGACTACGCACAGGCCCACTTCCGGTACTTCCGCACCCCCGACGGAACCGTCTACGCGCAGAAGAACGGGCACCCCGTGGCCCGCCCGATGCGCTCCCAGGGCACCACGGGAAGCCACCGGCAGGAACTCATGGTCGGCCTGTTCAAGGACGGACGCGGCGTGTTCAACGGGTCCGCGATGAAAGAGGCGTTGGACCTGATCGAAGCCCTCGCACTGGACGCGGACACACACGCCGTGAACATCCGTGTGGCCCCCGGATTCGACGGAGCGACATGGCTGGACCTGGGCCGCGACGACGGACAGTCCGTCCGCATCCACCCCACCGGCTGGGACATCCTCACCCCCGACCCCCGGGAGGTGTGCTGGCGGCGCACGCAGCTCACCGGGGAACTGCCGCTGCCGGTCAAGGACACCGACGGCAAGGGCATCGACCTGCTGATGCGGCTGTGCAACTTCGCCAACGCCGAGACCGAGTGCCTGGCCATCGCGTGGCTGATCGGCTGCCTCGGTCCGTCCGTGCCGGTGCCCGCGCCGTTCCTCACCGGACCGCAAGGAGCGGGCAAGTCCACCGGGGGCCGCATGCTCGTTCGGATCATCGAGGGCATGAGCGGGGACCTGCGCAGGGCGCCGAAGGATGAAGAGAACCTGATCGCGGCGGTGGCGGCGGGTTGGGTCACCGCGCTGGACAACCTCTCCCACATGACCCCCGACCTGTCCGACGCGATGTGCTGCATCGTCACCGGCGCCGAGAGCGTCAAGCGGGCCCTGTTCACCGACGGGGACGTCTTCCGCGTCGGCTACCGCCGCCCCCTCCTCCTCACCGGAATCGACGTCGGCGTCATCCGGCCCGACCTCGCGGAACGGCTCCTGCCGCTGCGGCTGGAGCGGCCCCGCGTACGGCGCACCGAGGCCGAACTGTGGGCGGACTACGCGGAAGTGCTGCCCGTCGTGCTGGGCTCGCTCCTGGACCTCACGGTCAAGGTCCGCGCGGTGACGGCGGAGACGCCCACTGACCTGCGGATGGCGGACTTCGCGCACCTGTGCGCGCAGTTCGACGCGGCGACCGGTCTCGGGGCCCTGCCTGCCTACCGGGCGAGTCTGGACGACCTGAACGACGACGTGATCGAGGGTGACCTCCTCGCGCAGACCGTTCTCCGGCACGCCGACACCATCGAGCCGGGTGCAGCGCAGCAGATGACGTCCACGGAGTGGCTGGCCTGCCTCAGCAGCCTCTACAGCGGCGACGACTGCCGTCCCCTGCCCAAGGGGTGGCCCACCACCGGCAAAGTCCTCTCCGACCGCCTCAAGCGCCTCCAACCCACGCTGGCCGCTCGGGGCGTCCTCATCGACTCGGGCCGCACCAAGGCGGGCCGCTACCTCGAAATGACCCGCACAGTCGTCCTGACCCTGCCTCCGCACGAGCAGACGCACGCGTTCTGA
- a CDS encoding bifunctional DNA primase/polymerase, which produces MTQLTDIRRDHLATALSLAAHGVPPMPLRAGKMPFGNCPTCARNACGGRPNMKIPGPCACPQPCHGWAAATTNPHVINSTSWARAWREAAGVAYHPGGAGLTVVDLDNEAAIVWARASLPATRIVPTTRGEHWLYQGAMQGANGVRTGVDIKSTMAYARYLGPGTGTMTALPDAVRALTVKASASTRPTSVAVPALAGGGQCPHRTPTYLDRGIAMAVQRITEARIAVHATVYRTFLAVLSAHGRCGCLTDAHTARLFTAAQAKGESARHCTDAWTNALTTLGLQHV; this is translated from the coding sequence ATGACCCAACTCACCGACATTCGGCGAGACCATCTCGCTACCGCCCTATCGCTGGCAGCCCACGGCGTACCCCCGATGCCGTTACGAGCAGGGAAGATGCCGTTCGGGAACTGTCCGACCTGCGCGCGCAACGCGTGCGGTGGCCGACCGAACATGAAGATCCCCGGCCCCTGTGCCTGCCCGCAGCCGTGCCACGGCTGGGCCGCCGCCACCACCAACCCCCACGTCATCAACTCGACGTCGTGGGCGAGGGCGTGGCGGGAAGCGGCGGGCGTGGCCTACCACCCCGGCGGCGCAGGCCTGACTGTCGTGGATCTCGACAACGAGGCCGCCATCGTGTGGGCCCGTGCGAGCCTGCCCGCTACCCGGATCGTGCCGACGACCCGGGGCGAGCACTGGCTCTACCAGGGTGCGATGCAGGGCGCCAACGGCGTACGGACCGGCGTCGACATCAAGTCCACCATGGCCTACGCCCGCTACCTCGGGCCCGGCACCGGCACCATGACGGCCCTGCCGGATGCCGTGCGTGCGCTGACCGTGAAGGCGTCGGCCTCGACCCGTCCAACGTCTGTCGCGGTGCCCGCGCTGGCCGGTGGCGGGCAGTGCCCGCACCGCACGCCCACCTATCTGGACCGTGGCATTGCCATGGCCGTACAGCGGATCACCGAAGCCCGCATTGCGGTGCACGCGACCGTCTACCGGACGTTCCTCGCGGTGCTGTCCGCGCACGGCCGGTGCGGCTGCCTCACCGACGCTCACACCGCCCGGCTGTTCACCGCAGCGCAGGCCAAGGGCGAGAGCGCCCGGCACTGCACGGATGCGTGGACCAACGCCCTGACCACGTTGGGACTTCAGCATGTCTGA
- a CDS encoding P-loop NTPase family protein: MDWKQAWSTTANTTNSALDSLAPVCVPFATRWDLEADRRNKLRTPEHLKTLMATQKEHNAARSTHSTAKSQQLTARAASNNPFAAGRRAARVASKAAARHERDTRAKLKAARVNYPSTLKARAIQAHSVHAVPSAIASALMSTSHLTIWPAATSAVLVGANVAALALGRRKLRVVVDESLSLEERQLMERLDPSYWVEHAPDRGLSGTVTTPPSMEPGGIRCEIRLDGTWTVKTLADKADSVRALLGARTALRIRITSASRGGWAVVTLATRSAAAGVSSLWTPDRIPSDPLMMSLALDTETGDEVLIPFDERLLVSGASGTGKSWSFRPLMATAHLRGDLLLIDGKGEEANIWESACRVAVERDEITDAVDEAHAEMNRRKVDMKQRGISVWDGRQLTVVVDEGQVILALITKDKDRLQRLIELSSLGRSRGVVLWWATQYPLTDGGAPGVHKLIAPNLLTRFSLRVAGTTQAQVALDDCAHYAPHQIPDGREYRGHGYLKGYGPRMLRTWTLDDAGVRALPKSIWTPDQSTGGQSPRPLHLVKGTAAPSGTASNRDKVLTAVQSGARTAKDVADATGLNKGTVSREIKALTTGGTLFRTTDGRLTTTRDDSAAA; the protein is encoded by the coding sequence GTGGACTGGAAACAAGCATGGTCGACCACCGCCAACACCACCAACAGCGCGCTGGATTCACTCGCCCCGGTGTGCGTGCCGTTCGCCACCCGCTGGGACCTTGAGGCCGACCGGCGGAACAAGCTGCGCACCCCCGAGCACTTGAAGACGCTCATGGCGACGCAGAAGGAGCACAACGCCGCACGGTCCACGCACTCCACCGCCAAGAGCCAGCAACTCACCGCGCGCGCCGCGTCCAACAATCCGTTCGCGGCCGGTCGCCGCGCCGCGCGCGTCGCGAGCAAGGCAGCCGCGCGGCACGAGCGCGACACCCGCGCCAAGCTCAAGGCCGCGCGGGTGAACTACCCGAGCACACTCAAGGCCCGCGCGATTCAGGCACACTCGGTGCACGCCGTGCCGAGCGCGATTGCGTCCGCGCTCATGTCCACCTCACACCTGACCATCTGGCCGGCCGCGACTTCGGCCGTACTCGTCGGGGCGAACGTGGCCGCCCTCGCGCTCGGGCGGCGCAAGCTGCGGGTGGTGGTGGATGAGTCGCTGTCGCTGGAAGAGCGTCAGCTCATGGAACGGCTCGACCCGTCGTACTGGGTCGAGCACGCCCCGGACCGTGGTCTGTCCGGCACGGTCACCACGCCGCCGAGCATGGAGCCGGGAGGTATCCGGTGTGAGATCCGGCTGGATGGGACGTGGACGGTCAAGACGCTCGCGGACAAGGCCGATTCGGTCCGTGCGCTGCTGGGTGCCCGCACCGCGCTGCGCATACGGATCACGTCCGCCTCGCGCGGCGGGTGGGCTGTCGTGACGTTGGCGACCCGGTCGGCAGCCGCGGGGGTTTCCTCGCTGTGGACCCCGGACCGCATCCCGTCCGACCCGCTGATGATGAGCCTCGCTCTGGACACCGAGACCGGGGATGAGGTCCTGATCCCGTTCGACGAGCGGCTGTTGGTGTCCGGCGCGTCCGGCACCGGCAAGTCCTGGTCCTTCCGCCCGCTCATGGCGACCGCCCATTTGCGCGGTGACCTGCTGCTCATCGACGGCAAGGGCGAAGAGGCCAACATCTGGGAGTCCGCGTGCCGCGTCGCCGTAGAACGCGACGAGATCACCGACGCCGTGGATGAAGCGCACGCGGAGATGAACCGCCGCAAGGTCGACATGAAACAGCGCGGGATCAGCGTGTGGGACGGCCGTCAGCTCACCGTCGTCGTGGACGAGGGACAGGTGATCCTGGCCCTGATCACCAAGGACAAGGACCGGCTGCAACGGCTGATCGAACTGTCCTCGCTGGGCCGCTCGCGCGGGGTCGTCCTGTGGTGGGCCACCCAGTACCCGCTCACCGATGGTGGGGCCCCGGGCGTGCACAAGCTGATCGCACCGAACCTCCTCACGCGGTTCTCGCTGCGGGTGGCCGGCACGACACAGGCTCAGGTCGCGCTGGACGACTGCGCGCACTACGCCCCGCACCAGATCCCCGACGGCCGCGAGTACCGAGGGCACGGATACCTCAAGGGCTACGGCCCTCGCATGCTGCGCACTTGGACCCTCGACGACGCGGGCGTACGCGCACTGCCCAAGTCGATCTGGACCCCGGACCAGTCGACCGGCGGGCAGTCGCCGCGACCGCTGCACCTGGTCAAGGGCACCGCCGCACCGTCCGGGACGGCGTCCAACCGGGACAAGGTGCTCACCGCCGTGCAGTCCGGGGCCCGCACCGCGAAGGACGTGGCCGACGCGACAGGCCTGAACAAGGGCACCGTCTCGCGCGAGATCAAAGCTCTCACCACCGGTGGCACGCTCTTCCGCACCACGGACGGCCGACTGACCACCACGCGCGACGACTCCGCCGCCGCCTGA
- a CDS encoding RRQRL motif-containing zinc-binding protein yields MGRSYGKCFDPNGARYGIPTFPWRMAPDGMVTRRQLRARGLRPGGQPIAAQVLRPRYRRGPLVAYLYRLDYAKPVRPMTPAKRAALAKANLARRTCPQCRTDAGYVIPASLGACVPCAYPN; encoded by the coding sequence ATGGGCCGCTCGTACGGCAAGTGCTTCGACCCCAACGGCGCCCGCTACGGCATCCCCACCTTCCCGTGGCGGATGGCACCGGACGGCATGGTCACGCGCCGCCAGTTGCGGGCGCGTGGCCTGCGTCCGGGCGGACAGCCCATCGCCGCGCAGGTCCTGCGCCCGCGCTACCGGCGCGGCCCGCTGGTCGCCTACCTGTACCGCCTCGACTACGCGAAGCCGGTCCGGCCGATGACACCGGCGAAACGGGCGGCGCTGGCCAAGGCCAATCTCGCCCGCCGCACCTGCCCGCAGTGCCGCACGGACGCGGGATACGTCATCCCCGCCTCGCTCGGTGCCTGCGTTCCCTGCGCCTACCCCAACTGA
- a CDS encoding DUF2637 domain-containing protein, whose product MNLNRKGKALLVLALVGVVGMAFRVSWNALRDVASAIGADSTAATLYPFVVDGLMALALLATLVLTDEGDKRFALKVLGTYTLASLVLNYVHGLVPELHGASVDWGRLADWDPANYALVLLATSLPVGSIYFGSDLVAKVLHHRPAPIPTLVANAEESTETMRNRSTADLTVSTPAPITVAPLRMPAPVAVDFLKSALPFKPVRAIAPAPVKVTAKRAAAAASIRPRRATGTVPVVARSARPKRTPAQLLDEARTVTAGWPAAKVTAEGIRREVHTSPANARMLRDTLLAERAATTP is encoded by the coding sequence ATGAACCTGAACCGCAAGGGCAAAGCCCTCCTGGTCCTAGCCCTGGTCGGCGTGGTCGGCATGGCGTTCCGGGTCTCGTGGAACGCGCTGCGGGACGTGGCCAGCGCGATCGGCGCGGACAGCACGGCCGCGACGCTCTACCCGTTCGTGGTCGACGGACTGATGGCGCTGGCCCTGCTCGCGACCCTGGTTCTGACGGACGAGGGGGACAAGCGGTTCGCGCTGAAGGTGCTGGGCACCTACACGCTCGCCTCGCTGGTCCTCAACTACGTCCACGGACTCGTTCCCGAGCTGCACGGCGCGTCGGTCGACTGGGGTCGACTCGCCGACTGGGACCCCGCCAACTACGCGTTGGTCCTGCTCGCGACATCGCTTCCGGTCGGGTCGATCTACTTCGGCTCGGACCTGGTCGCCAAGGTGCTGCACCACCGCCCCGCCCCGATTCCGACCCTGGTCGCGAATGCGGAGGAATCTACCGAGACTATGAGGAATCGGTCTACGGCTGACCTCACGGTATCGACCCCCGCGCCGATCACCGTGGCTCCGCTGCGGATGCCCGCTCCGGTCGCGGTCGACTTCCTGAAGTCGGCTCTGCCGTTCAAGCCGGTACGTGCCATCGCCCCGGCTCCGGTCAAGGTGACCGCGAAGCGCGCGGCGGCTGCCGCATCGATCCGACCGCGTCGGGCGACCGGCACCGTTCCCGTCGTCGCCCGATCGGCGCGGCCGAAGCGGACCCCGGCTCAACTGCTCGACGAGGCGCGTACGGTGACGGCCGGTTGGCCGGCCGCGAAGGTGACCGCTGAGGGCATCCGCCGCGAGGTCCACACCTCTCCGGCCAACGCGCGCATGCTGCGTGACACCCTGCTCGCCGAACGCGCCGCCACCACTCCGTGA
- a CDS encoding DUF6284 family protein has translation MSTIVTVQDAVTAFADFMEPTDAELDAIEREMPAIRADIDLLDAQIIMLDRTPTELDARRVRRARRRVLAARRLLANAASPVLPEVRA, from the coding sequence ATGAGCACCATCGTCACTGTTCAGGATGCTGTTACCGCGTTCGCCGACTTCATGGAGCCGACGGACGCGGAGCTGGACGCCATCGAACGCGAGATGCCCGCCATCCGGGCGGACATCGACCTGTTGGACGCGCAGATCATCATGTTGGACCGCACGCCGACGGAGCTGGACGCCCGGCGTGTCCGTCGGGCCCGCCGCCGCGTCCTGGCGGCCCGCCGCTTGCTGGCGAACGCGGCCTCTCCGGTCCTCCCGGAGGTGCGCGCATGA
- a CDS encoding GntR family transcriptional regulator, with translation MAGQADNRAPYAKIAAHYTELIASGQLQPGSLLPSIKNLAEEWKVSTATAEKALRKLRNEGLVRGIHGIGTEVLDRPASMSSGSQRQDRGRRTGSSWGQGERSDSHQAAVVPAPAEVAQALDIELGSDVVRRSRVYRDRHGIVAHSTSWIPARYGKLIPQLAKSERLTGGTSLQLITQVTGHPISHRIDTASAHLLTPEYARLLELDADGPLEEPVVVMTARFVDSEGNIVEYGVDLGGPGRTWRTESEVSA, from the coding sequence ATGGCAGGCCAGGCCGACAATCGGGCCCCGTACGCGAAGATTGCCGCCCACTACACGGAGTTGATCGCGTCTGGTCAGCTACAGCCGGGATCACTCTTGCCGAGCATCAAGAACCTCGCGGAAGAGTGGAAGGTGAGCACTGCGACGGCCGAGAAAGCCCTGCGCAAGCTGCGCAACGAGGGGCTTGTTCGCGGCATCCACGGCATCGGAACCGAGGTTCTAGACCGGCCGGCTTCGATGTCGTCGGGGTCCCAACGCCAGGATCGAGGACGCCGGACCGGGTCCAGTTGGGGGCAGGGCGAAAGGTCCGACTCGCATCAGGCGGCAGTGGTGCCCGCACCCGCCGAAGTAGCCCAAGCGCTGGACATCGAGCTTGGCTCTGATGTGGTCCGCCGTAGCCGGGTCTACAGGGACCGGCACGGCATCGTGGCCCACAGCACGTCTTGGATTCCTGCTCGATACGGGAAGCTGATCCCTCAGCTAGCAAAGAGTGAGCGTCTGACAGGCGGAACGTCGCTCCAGCTCATCACCCAGGTGACCGGCCACCCGATCAGCCACAGAATCGACACCGCTTCGGCTCACCTCCTGACGCCGGAGTACGCACGGCTCTTGGAGCTTGACGCCGATGGCCCGCTGGAGGAACCGGTAGTCGTGATGACAGCGAGGTTCGTCGACAGCGAAGGCAACATCGTTGAGTACGGCGTGGACCTCGGGGGCCCGGGCCGTACATGGCGCACGGAATCGGAGGTCTCCGCGTGA
- a CDS encoding AAA family ATPase: MRVVDDTLVSVLEDRLGTLLVERRTGTITPEAEAEIEAIAQTLTRPMQPRLPFCVLMAGLPGSGKTTLSRALTARGFVRLCPDEEMYRRHGVYGVDFPRGTFPTLERPVLDDVAGELSTQLKAGHDVVVDHGFWTPEDRKKWRAIATDAGAVPVLVYLAASHDELWARISKRNELHENDPNSIYFAESDLQRYRMRFVPPEANESHLTYDGDAAAVIAALNDSHSQRLQD, encoded by the coding sequence GTGAGGGTCGTGGATGACACTCTCGTGAGCGTGCTCGAAGACCGCCTAGGAACACTGCTCGTCGAGCGCAGGACTGGCACAATCACGCCTGAAGCCGAAGCAGAGATAGAAGCCATCGCCCAGACCTTGACGAGACCGATGCAACCACGCCTGCCCTTCTGCGTCCTGATGGCCGGACTTCCCGGCTCCGGAAAAACCACCCTCTCCCGCGCCCTCACAGCCCGTGGGTTCGTACGGCTGTGCCCAGATGAGGAGATGTACCGCCGACATGGCGTCTACGGGGTGGACTTCCCCCGGGGCACCTTCCCCACCCTGGAACGGCCGGTCCTCGATGACGTGGCGGGGGAACTGAGCACACAGCTCAAGGCGGGACACGATGTGGTCGTTGACCACGGCTTTTGGACCCCCGAGGATCGGAAAAAATGGCGAGCCATCGCCACTGACGCCGGCGCCGTACCTGTGCTTGTCTACCTCGCGGCTAGCCACGATGAGCTTTGGGCAAGGATCAGCAAGCGCAACGAACTCCACGAGAACGATCCAAACTCGATCTACTTCGCAGAGAGCGACCTACAGCGCTACCGCATGCGATTCGTCCCCCCTGAGGCAAACGAATCGCATCTCACATACGACGGCGATGCAGCTGCCGTGATCGCGGCCCTGAACGACTCACACTCTCAACGCTTGCAGGACTGA
- a CDS encoding DUF4231 domain-containing protein: protein MTLITIEQQIIEWEATVNERLFQRRLARIWIFGLIPLLVTGIVAGNILIDFSRPGNGRAALNYSLSIPLIISLFGAPPSWWTARNNLHTAQLRLRQKQALREAMQPRASDAGRQTSEAFRSYREAIPALLDDYRRGAEKYRTRHNWFQIAVIVGSILTSVATTAAAEQGFWSWLAVALSSVVSVSAGIISYFKFRERSMNLQQTADSVDQEIQAFTLGIRRYKNLNADQAAAEFAEEIERIKEEQRKKELQLEQPPEAQQQASGSNGTVQS, encoded by the coding sequence GTGACGCTGATCACCATAGAGCAGCAGATCATCGAGTGGGAAGCGACCGTTAATGAACGGCTGTTCCAGAGAAGGCTTGCGAGGATATGGATCTTCGGCCTGATTCCATTGCTGGTGACAGGAATTGTCGCAGGAAACATCCTCATTGACTTCTCAAGGCCCGGCAATGGACGTGCAGCACTAAACTATTCACTATCCATTCCGCTCATTATCAGCCTTTTCGGCGCTCCTCCATCTTGGTGGACGGCCCGGAATAACCTACATACAGCACAATTGCGACTGAGACAGAAGCAGGCCCTAAGGGAGGCGATGCAGCCCAGGGCCAGTGATGCCGGGCGACAGACATCCGAAGCGTTTCGAAGTTACCGAGAAGCCATTCCTGCACTCCTTGATGACTATAGACGTGGGGCCGAGAAGTATAGAACTCGTCACAATTGGTTCCAGATTGCAGTTATCGTCGGATCGATCCTCACCTCTGTCGCGACAACGGCGGCAGCCGAACAGGGTTTTTGGAGTTGGCTCGCCGTGGCCCTCAGCTCAGTTGTAAGCGTCTCGGCAGGAATCATCTCGTACTTCAAGTTTCGAGAGAGAAGTATGAATCTTCAGCAAACTGCAGATTCCGTCGACCAGGAGATTCAAGCCTTCACTCTCGGAATTCGCCGTTATAAGAACTTGAACGCCGATCAAGCAGCCGCCGAATTCGCCGAAGAAATTGAACGCATCAAGGAAGAGCAACGAAAAAAGGAGCTACAGCTAGAGCAGCCACCTGAGGCGCAACAACAGGCTTCCGGAAGCAATGGAACGGTTCAGTCCTGA
- a CDS encoding ApeA N-terminal domain 1-containing protein, with translation MESFESDGLFWLPNQEEDQVAGRVSFSPITGTRLSLIGGFSETPFGDMENGPEASIIHGVAGKRFLTLIGSSRASRRFESPGFMREDYRVEYMFAGQALLAPESVVFNRVSVRFNNLYDWIGYSSVSREHVFDAQNKLVKAGLTLTPMEKIEHPADGCKISIGGVWKILGNQQNPGFEQDFSISIAYEDPVGFESIVGDVTVLQDLLTATTDAVSVPTHITLEIPVGSGEGDSKPSFVQAYGQQPAYTRVKESKPSDMVLKLKEIGDIPSVARWFNFVRGRRVVLGLMLSSKYSQMYTENKFFNAVSAAETLHRMEFPNELRPADEYKHFRRMLVRHVPKKYRSWLSQQLLHSNEPRLRDRLIELAEYADLPSVLKCDAQHWAKAVTDARNRMVHHDKGKGPGASTVELYWLAESLRLMVLLCLARFCEFQEGYVEKIRNAQSVNFLVKRVGEIMQPSDAVES, from the coding sequence GTGGAGTCGTTCGAAAGCGATGGTCTCTTCTGGTTGCCCAACCAGGAGGAGGACCAGGTAGCCGGGCGGGTTTCCTTTTCTCCCATAACGGGGACTAGGCTTTCACTGATCGGCGGTTTTTCAGAGACGCCCTTCGGTGATATGGAGAATGGGCCCGAGGCTTCAATCATCCATGGCGTAGCAGGGAAGAGGTTCCTGACCCTTATCGGATCCAGTCGAGCTTCACGCCGATTTGAGTCGCCAGGGTTTATGCGTGAAGACTATCGGGTTGAGTACATGTTTGCCGGCCAAGCGTTGCTGGCTCCTGAATCCGTAGTGTTCAACCGCGTTTCAGTTCGGTTCAACAACCTCTACGACTGGATTGGGTATTCATCAGTTTCCCGTGAGCACGTTTTCGATGCGCAGAACAAGCTCGTAAAAGCTGGACTCACGCTGACGCCAATGGAAAAGATTGAACATCCTGCTGACGGGTGCAAGATTTCCATTGGCGGTGTTTGGAAGATTCTTGGTAATCAACAGAATCCGGGATTCGAACAAGACTTCTCGATCAGTATTGCGTACGAAGATCCCGTTGGATTCGAATCCATTGTGGGGGATGTAACCGTACTGCAAGATCTGCTGACGGCGACCACCGATGCAGTTTCAGTGCCGACGCATATTACGCTGGAGATTCCGGTAGGGAGTGGCGAGGGTGACAGTAAGCCCAGTTTCGTCCAGGCTTATGGGCAGCAACCCGCGTACACCAGAGTGAAAGAGTCGAAGCCCAGTGACATGGTCCTCAAGTTGAAGGAAATTGGAGACATTCCGTCCGTAGCGCGCTGGTTTAATTTCGTTCGCGGACGGCGTGTAGTGCTTGGCCTGATGCTTTCATCGAAGTACAGTCAGATGTACACGGAGAACAAATTCTTCAACGCAGTTTCGGCCGCTGAAACACTTCACCGGATGGAGTTTCCGAATGAACTTCGCCCGGCAGATGAGTATAAACACTTCAGGCGCATGCTCGTACGTCATGTTCCCAAGAAATATCGCTCATGGCTGAGCCAACAACTTCTGCATTCGAATGAACCCCGCCTCCGGGATCGCCTAATCGAGCTTGCTGAGTATGCTGATCTTCCTTCTGTCTTGAAATGTGATGCGCAACATTGGGCCAAGGCTGTGACTGACGCTCGTAACAGAATGGTGCATCACGACAAAGGCAAGGGGCCTGGCGCGTCAACCGTGGAGTTGTACTGGCTGGCAGAATCCCTGAGGCTGATGGTGCTACTCTGCTTGGCGAGATTTTGCGAATTCCAAGAGGGCTACGTAGAAAAGATTCGCAATGCCCAGTCGGTCAACTTTCTTGTCAAGCGCGTTGGTGAGATTATGCAACCGTCGGATGCCGTAGAGTCATAG
- a CDS encoding CBS domain-containing protein: MLVRDAMSTVVLTIGPAHTLRQAAALMSARRVGAAVVLDPDEGGLGILTERDILNSVGLGQSPDAERAHAHTTTDVVFAAPTWTLEEASLAMTHGGFRHLVVLDHGEPVGIVSVRDIIRCWAPLRQHATA, translated from the coding sequence ATGCTCGTCCGCGACGCCATGAGCACGGTGGTCCTCACCATCGGACCCGCTCACACCCTCCGGCAGGCCGCCGCGCTGATGTCCGCACGCCGCGTGGGCGCGGCCGTGGTTCTCGACCCCGACGAAGGCGGGCTCGGCATCCTCACCGAGCGCGACATCCTCAACTCCGTAGGCCTGGGCCAGAGCCCGGACGCCGAGCGGGCCCATGCCCACACGACCACCGACGTGGTGTTCGCCGCCCCGACCTGGACGCTGGAGGAGGCGTCCCTCGCCATGACCCACGGCGGTTTCCGCCACCTCGTCGTCCTCGACCACGGCGAGCCGGTCGGCATCGTCTCGGTCCGCGACATCATCCGCTGCTGGGCACCACTGCGGCAGCACGCCACGGCCTGA